ATCTTCTCGTACCAGCGCCACACGTTCGGTGCGTACTCGCCGTAGAAGTCCGCATCACCGGCTAACGATCCGACGAGCGCCGCCTTGTAGTCTGGTCCGCGCGAGAGGGTTCCCCAACTGAGGCGAGCCCACTCGGCAATGGCATCCCGAGCCTCGAATATATCCTGGTGGGTCCGGGCAAGTTTGTAGAATTTGTGTGATCGGGCGCCCCGCTCGGTGATAAAGGTCAACACGTCCTGCTTTGCCGGGTCATGGAGCGTGTCGTACATGCGAGCATACGAGCGCGCACTGCTGGCAAAGGCGGGATGCGTGGTCACATCCTTCACCAACTTGCCGTCGAAGTAGATGGCGCGTCCGTCCCGTAGTGATTCGAGAAATTGCTTGCCGGTTGGCGCCTCGCGCAGCACTGGTGGCTGCGTGTGGCTTCCGTGCTGTGGCGCAGGACCGTTCGCCTGCCGGTTTCCTAGTGGTGCCGCAGAAGAGGTATGTGTCGGTGTTTGTGACATGATCTTCTCCCTCTCACATTCAGCGAGCACGCTCGGCTACTCGTCTGAACGCAGCACTCATCGACTCCAGGCGGGCATCGAGGTTGGCAACCCTGGTCTTCAGCGCATTGACTTGGGCTTGGAGGTCAGAGGTCGCGACTCCTCCGTTGCCGAGTACCTCTGGTGGCTTCTCCACCGCGACGGCTCCCACCTGAGACGGGAGGAACTTCAGAGTGGCTTGGAAGTCTAATCCATACCGGCCTTGCAGCTCGATCCACAGCAGCGTCATGCGCTCAAGCGTGCGCGCATTCTTCAGTGCGCCGGCATCGATCGGACGGAGGCCACACGGACGCAGGAGCGTGTCGACCTGCGCCTTGGCGTCTGCGTAGTCAGACGCGAGGAACACATCGAGGTCAACCCCGTCGAGTTGGCCGGCAAACAACACCGGCGCAAACGTGGTATTGAACGCTTTCACTACGTGAGCTCCCTTGAGTCGGCGTTGTATCTCCTCAGCCGCGCTGGCGGTGGGATCGGTGACAAGATCATTAAATGTGTCGTTAAGGGGATTGCTGATGTCGATCACCACCTTCCCCCGCAGCACATCACTGAGTTCCACGGCCACCCGGGTCGACTCATGGTACCGAGTCGCCAGGACGACCATCTCACTCTCGACGGCAGCCGCGCCGGTCGCGACCGGCTGTACGAGGCCTGGGCCAAAGGCCGCAATCTCGCTGGCAACGCTCTTAAGCTTCTCGGCATCAGTGTCAGCGAGGTAGACGGTGTGCCCACCAGTAACGAGACGCCGAGCTATGGCGCGTCCCATGTTTCCAGCCCCGATCAGGCCGATTATTCGGTCTCTCCCGTTTGCGCGAACGCTCGGTCTCGCCTTCTCCATGGATCTATTCCTCCTCTGTATCGTGGTCGAGCAGTTTCCGACCGTCATGAACAGCACTCACACAGCAAGGTCCGAGCCATACGGCAGTTGGCTCGCCGCGTAGCACTCCCTCATTACTATTGAAAGGGAATTCAAGGATTCGGCGCACCCACCACAATAGTGTCGACCGAACTGAGTTGACAATTTGGTCGATGATCACATACAAACTTGACGTTTTCGTCACGTAGCAGTAGCGTGCGCTCCATGAGTATTCGTCAATCCGGCCCTCCCCCACGAGATATGGAGTACCTGCGTCGTCAGCTCCACTTCCGCCCCGAGGACGGGCGCATCTGGCTTGATGACCAGCGCATGGCGCTGATCCACGTCCGCTCGCTCGCCGCGCTCCGGAGGGAGCTCATCGACTCGCTCGGAGCCGATACCGCCCGTGGGCTGTTGACCCGTATGGGGTATGCCTCCGGC
The sequence above is drawn from the Deltaproteobacteria bacterium genome and encodes:
- a CDS encoding NADPH-dependent F420 reductase — protein: MTVGNCSTTIQRRNRSMEKARPSVRANGRDRIIGLIGAGNMGRAIARRLVTGGHTVYLADTDAEKLKSVASEIAAFGPGLVQPVATGAAAVESEMVVLATRYHESTRVAVELSDVLRGKVVIDISNPLNDTFNDLVTDPTASAAEEIQRRLKGAHVVKAFNTTFAPVLFAGQLDGVDLDVFLASDYADAKAQVDTLLRPCGLRPIDAGALKNARTLERMTLLWIELQGRYGLDFQATLKFLPSQVGAVAVEKPPEVLGNGGVATSDLQAQVNALKTRVANLDARLESMSAAFRRVAERAR